The Mesomycoplasma ovipneumoniae ATCC 29419 genome segment TTTCGCCTGCTTTAATTACGGCCAAAAGTGTTTCTAAATTTAAAACATTAAAAGCAAAAATTGCTTTATTTTCTGCATTTAGTTTCAAAAATACAGATCTTGGATCAATAAGTGCCATTATTTTCCTATTATTTTCCTATTATTTTGCGAACGTGATCGGCAACAAATTCAACATCAGTGCCAACTATAATTTGCAGACCTTTATTGCCAACACGAACAATTCCTCGACCACCAGCTGCAAGAATTTTTGCATCTAACTGATCATCTTTTTTATTATCTTTAACAATAAGTCGCAGTCTTGTTGCGCAATTTGAGACTTCTTCAATGTTTTCTTTGCCTATAATTTCAATAAAGTCTAGTGCCATTTTTTCATATTTGTCACTAACTTTATCAGTGTTTTGGGCTATATTTTCATTATGTGAGTCTGTTTTTTTAGTGCTGTCAGTTTCTAAATTTTCATTATTTTCGCTTATTTGTGTTTCAATTTTGTCTTCGCGACCTAAGGTTTTAATGTCAAACTTTTTAATGAAAAAGTAAAAACTTGAGCCTTGAATTAAAAACATTATTGCTGAAAATGCCCAAATTCATAGTGGATTTGCCAGAATTCCAGCATTTTTGGCAAAGGCTCAAGAACGTGGGAAAGAGACAATATAGTCAATAAATCCGGCACTAAATCCAATTCCGATACTCATTCCAGTTCATGTCACGAACATATAAATTAATGAAGTAAGAAAAGCATTTAAAAGTCATAAAAGTGGTGAAATAAAAATAAAAGTAAAAATTAAGGGTTCATCAATTCCAGTAAGAAAACTTACAAGTGTTGCCCCTGCCAAAAATGTAGTAATTGTTTTGCGATTTTCCCGTTTTGCGGCAAAAATCATTGCCACAGCAGCACCAGGAAGTCCACCTAAATATAAAGGGAAAAATCCAGTTGTAAATCCACCAGAACCAATAATTCCGGTATTAAATGCAGTTATATCTCCATTTACAGTATGAATATCGCCAGCATTTGCAATAGTTTTTCCCACTGAATCAACAACAGGACTAATTAATACACCTTCAATTGGCAATTGGAATCAAACAAAAGTATTTAGAATATGATGAAGTCCAAAAGGCTGTAAAAGTCGATTAAGAAATGCATAAACTGAGACATAAAATCCCCGGGCATAACGATTCGCGCTCTGATCTGAAAGGGCTGAACCAATTTTAATTAGTCCGTATTGAGCCCAAGGTCAAATAATTGCAAAAAATAACCCAAGCGGAATTATTGATAAAATTCCTAACATTGGCACAAATCGTCTACCACCAAAAAATGAAAGTGTCTGTGGTAATTTAACGTTTTTGTACTTATTATACAAAAACGCGACAACAATTCCGACAACAATACCGCCAATAACTCCCGAGTCTAACTGGTAGACGGGCTTGCCAGCTTTTAGGAAATACAAAAGTTGCGTCAGTCCTTTAAGTTCGCCCGAGTCGGCCACTAAAACTTTTGAATAAATTGCCTCAGCAAGTTGATTTTGTTTTAAAAGTGCTGTCATTCCGTATCAGACAACAGCACCAACAAGTGCGGCTTCGCCGCGATTATCTTTAGCAAAACCAAACGAGATTCCAATTGCAAAAATAATTGCCAAATTATCAAAAACAATTCCACCCGGAGTTGAAATTAGTCGCCCGATAAATTTTTGTGCCTCGGAAATTCCGATAGAACCATTTGCTGAAGGATCTTGAATCAGTGCGCCAATTCTTAATAAAAGTGCAGCAATTGGCAAAACTGCAATTGGAAACATTAGTGATTTTCCAAGTCGTTGTAATTGGTTTAAAATTCGATTGAAAACCGAATTTTCTGATTTATGTGATTTTTGTTTTGGAGTAATTTTTTTAATTTTACCAGAAAATTTAACGGTCATTTAACACCTCTTAATTTTTTAGTAAAAAATTGCTTTATCAAGTGTTTCTTTTGATAATTTAGAGGCAGCTTCTTTGTCTAAAATAAAAATACAATTTGGGTGCAACTGTAAAAAAGAAGCAGTAATTTCTGAATTAGGTTTTTCTTCTAACATTTGTTTTGTCACATCGGCTTTATGTGCACCAAAAGAAACCATAATTGCTTTTTTTGTGTGTTTTAAAATTGTTTGAATTCCCATTGTCATTGCTTGTTTTGGACACTGGTCAAAATCGGAAAATTTCCCTTTTTTAACCATATCAATAATTGTCTCATCTGTTAAATTAGTAACATGAGTACTTGAGTCAAAAGGTGTTCCAGGTTCATTATAGGCCATATGACCGTTGACTCCGATGCTAATATATTGTAAATCAATCGGATTTTCAGCGATTTTTTGCTCATATAGCTTTACTTCTTGTTCAAGATCTACCGCTTTTGAGTTAGGAATATTAATCTGGGAGACTGGAACATTAACATGGTCAAATAAATTAGTTTTCATTTGTTTGATAAATGCCTCTGGATGATCTTGGTCAATTCCGACAAATTCATCAAGATTAAATGTTGTAATTTTATCCCAGGAAGTCCCGTTTTGGCGGTGGTCTTCAATTAAAAGTTTATAAGTTTCAATTGGTGAAACCCCGGTTGCAAAACCTAAAACTGAATTAGGTTTTGTTCTGATTTGTTCAATAAAAAGGTATGCACAATATTTGTGTAGGTCAGTTAATTTTTTAAAAATTAATATTTTCATTTTAATGTTCTCCAATTTAAAATAGCAAATAAAAGTTGTTATTATTATTTGCTCAATTATAATTTTATCAAAACAGACAAAAAAAAAAAAAAAGTAAAAAAAAGTATAAGAAAGTAAAAAAAGTTAGTATATTAATTCAGACACATTAAAAAAAGGTGTGTCAAAATGAAACGATACAAATTTAGAGTTGAGGACAAATTTAAGTACATTAAAATTGCTGGATTTAAAGTCTTAAAAATTGCAACTTTATGTTTTTAGGAAGAATTTCCCGAGTTTGACAGTTTGATTGCAAAAAAATCACTTTTTAGTGAAAACAAATACGCAAAAATAGTGGTAAATCCGTGTTTTTTGGGGTAAAATCTTAATTTTTATTATTTTGAAATTAACCTTTTGCAAAAAAAAAAAAAAAAATGTTTGGTCTAAAATAAAATTGTGTTACAATGAGGTTTGCTTAAGAATAATTAATAAATTTTGATATTGAATTAAGGGGGACTTATTATGTTTTTGCCATAAAAAAATCAGAAAATGCGAATTTTCCATTATATTGTTAAATATGATGGTATGCCTTAAATTTTACCGTTTAGAAATCTAGAAATTTATGGCTTTTGGTTATTGTTCTTTCAAAACTTTATATGTTTTTTTAGGCTCGATGTAAATAAAAGCGAGTTTTCTATTCACATTGAGTTTAAATAGTAGTTGTATTTTTTTATGATTTTTGTTATTTTACCATAAATTGATTTTTCAGTGTTTTAAAATAGGTAATTAACTTTTGCTAAAAAAGTTAAAAAAGTGCACAAAACCGGACACTAAATTAGTACAAAAAATTCAGGCAACTAGTTTTTTATCAGTGATTTTGATTGAACCAGTTTTGTTAATTTTTCTACTAATTTATTAAATAATGATACAATTATTTAATAAATTCAAGTATTCTAAAAATAGCTTAAAAATAAAGGTAAACTTCAAAAATGTTATACAAAAATTTAAGAATTATAAGTCATTTAGAAGAATTTTTTGGCTGAATTGAGTTAGATGAGAGCGGAACTATTGTCAATTTAGGACGTGGAAATACCAATTTTGAAGGTATTGATTGTAAAAATAACATTTTGTTACCAGCTTTTATCGATTCGCACACTCATGGTGGTTATGGTTTTTCTTTTGAGGATTTTTCTAACCCAGATTGAGAAAAAAATTTTCTTGAGTATAAAGAAAAATTACATAAATTTGAAGGTGTAGCGGCTATTTTTGGAACAACAGTCACTCAATCTTGATCTAAAATTCAACACAATTCTGAGTTTTTTAGTTTTTTGCTTAAAAAATATCCATACTTTTTGCTAAATTGGTATTTAGAAGGACCTTTTATTTCTGTTGAAAAAAAGGGCGCTCATGATGCAAACTTAATTATTTCGGCTAAAAATTTTCATTTTGAATTTTTGGCAAAAAAATTTGCTAAAAAAATTACAGTTGTAGTTGCCCCCGAAAGAAACTCGGCAAAATTAATTGATTTTTATCACAAGTCAATTAATTTTGCAATTGGCCATTCAAATTGTTTTGACTTTGAAAAAGGTCATGAATTAAAAAACTACCGTAGATTTACACACTTTTTTAATGGCAGTTCTAACTTTGATCATAGAAGTCAATCGCTTACTAACCTAATTTTTGAATCAAAATTACCTAGAAATTTTCTAGTTGAGCTAATTACCGACGGACTTCATATTAGAAATTCAACATTAAAATTCACAATAAAAAATCTTAAAAAGGAAAATTGAATTGCTGTTTCAGATTCGCTTGCCCAAAAAGGACTTAAAGACGGATTTTATAATTTAGGAGACTTAGAAACTGAGAAAAAAGGCGATTTATTTTACTTGAAAAATTCACAACAAATCGCCGGAAGTGGTATGAGCTATCTTAGTATTCTCAAAAATTTAAAGCAAAACCTTAAACTTTCATGACAAGAAATTGTTTTTTGCTCTTCGTATAACGTTGCAAAAGCTCACAATCTTTTAGATTATTTTGGGACAGTCAAAGTTGGCCAAAAGGCAAATTTTGTTATTGTTGATGATGATTTTAATCTAAAGATGGTGGCAATTTTTGGTCAAATTTACACTCAGTTTTAAAAAATTTTTGCTTCAAGAATAAATTTAAAGATAAAGAATTTAAGTTTGATTTCAGAATTGTCCTGAGTTTCCCAGTTTGATAAGGTAATTTCAAAAAAGCATCTGGTTTTAGGCAATTTTTTAAGTTTTTTGGTAAAAGTTAATTACAATTTTATTAGTAATTTATTAAGATATCAAATTATTGATTGTTTCCAAATAACTTTTTTCAAATTTCATGTTTGAAATTTCCTTAAAATATTTAGGTTTTTTGCCAAACAATTTGTTTACTTCAATAAAACCATCTTTATTTTGTTTTTTCATAATTTATAATTATACCATAAAATTACTTAAAATGCAATTAAATGACATTGATATAAATTAAGGTTTTACGTTCAAAAAACACTGATTTACGGGTGTTTTTTCATATTTATATTCACTAAAAAGTGAATTTTTGCCTTAAAACTGGGAAACTCGGGATTTCAGAATTGTTTAACTTTTTCTTTCTCAAAAACCAAAAAAACCTATGAATCCATAGGTTTTTTTGGTTAACTTTAATAAAAACTATTTTTTAATGTAAGCATCAATAAATGCATCAACTATTTCTTGACGAGCAAGAGAAGTTTTACCATTTGTAAAATCAGGATGATCAAAAACGGCAAAAGCTTTTAATGTAATTGTAGATTGAGATTTACCAGACTCGTTAGTTTGAGGAGCCGCCGGCGCTGTAGGTGCTGGTTCCTTTGGAGCAGTAGGAGCTGGTTCTTTTGGTGTTGTAGGCACAGGTTCGGCGGTTGCTGGTGTTGGCTCAACTGGACCTATTTGGGTTCAATCTAAATTAAAGTAGTTTGGGAAAGGATTTCAAGTTTTTGAAGGGTCGATATTATAAATAACATCGCCTACTTCTTTGTAATTTTTAGGATCCTGACTGTTTGAAGAATATAAACTTAGAGTTATTGAAAAAGGGGTTTTTATTATTTCTAATAAAAGATTTGAATCCTCTTCAATTAAATTTTTATTTTTTGTAACATCAGCATCTTTTGGTGAGTAAAAAGATTGGCTAAAATAAACGTTATTTGCAGTGTCATTAATTGTTGGCACTTTTGCCTCTGTTGGCACTGTTACAAAATATTCAGTTTTTTCATAAAGCATTTTTGTTGGTTTATCGTTAGGGAATAAACCAACACCATCTCATGACTTGTACAAGTATGAAGAAGGTTTGAGACTTGGATTATTAGAACGGTTATTTCCTGAAACTGTATTATTTCTAGAAATTCCTGATGTAACTAAAACTTGTTGTTTGTCAAGAATTTTTAATAAATTAGCATATCCACCAAAAAATTGAGTATAAGCGCTAAATCCGAGTTTCCTGTCGGTAAAACGTCTATTTAAATAAGCATAATTCGAAAGCTGTTTATAATCCATTCCAATAACATAAACCGGTTTTTGATCCCCATTTGATGCAACTTTTTGGATAAAAATTCCTTTTCCGTCTTTATCTGATAAAAGATAGTGTTGTTTTCCATCAGAAATACCTTTGGCACTAAAAGCTAAATAAAGTGCACCTGAATCAAGACGCGAAAATGGTTTTGCAGGAGCCTCTTTCAAAATAGATGCAGATTCTGCGACTTCTGTTTTAGTAGCCTCTGTTTTTGTGGCCATAAGTTTCGCTGCTTCAGTTTTTGTAGCTTCTGTTTTTGTCGCTTCGGTTTTAGAACCTTCAGGTTCAGTATTTTGAAATTTTAAAGGTTTTGTAAGCTCAAGACCATCAGCAGTTCTTCTTGCTTGTTCGGATTGGAAAGCTAGTCTTTTGTTTTCAGGGTCAAATAAATTAACTTTGCCATCTTTATCAGTGTTTTCTAAACTAACTGGGTCTAAAAATAAGGAAGGATTATATTTTTTAATAATGTCATAAGCTGATTTTTCAGAGTTAATAACATTATTAACAACAATTTGGGAAGAAGCAAGAACTTTTGAATCATCATTAGTTGAAACTAATTTAAAGTCAAAAACTAATTGGTGATCTTCTTGAACTTCAATTTGGTATTCAATTTTCGCATCACTAAGATTATAAATTGAAGCTGTATTTAGTGTTGTCCAAACATTAGTTCCAATTTTTTGAGCAGAATCAGGGGTTGGAGCAGGAGCTGGAGTTGGAGTTGAACCATTACCTGATTCACCAGTCGTAGTTGATTCTTCATCAGCAAAATTAGAAGCATTTACAGATTGTGAACTAATTGAGCTAGCTTTTGCTTTAGCTTCTTCTATTACTTTTTTAAGTTCATTTTTAGATTTTGTAATTTCCCTAGTTGATGGGTATCTACCATTGTCAAGTAAAAATACTTTTGTAACAACTTCATCGCTAGGATCTTCTAAATTGGTAGTAGTTTTTGCTAGTTCAAAAAGTTGGTCAACTGTTTCTTTAATTTCATTAGTTGAAAGCGTTCTTGGTCCACTTTGATCTTTAAGACTAAATTCTTGAACTGAATTTACTGATCCAAGAAGTTGTCCTAGGGCTTGCTCGTATTTATTTAAATCAACAACTACATCGAGATTAACAGTTATTTTTTGTTCTAATGTGCTGTCTTGACGGCTAAAGTTAATATCAAATTCAAAGCGAACTTTTTTGTCTTTAAGAAGTTTTTGTTGGTCAGCTTGGCTAATTTTGGTTGCATCAAAAAGTTTTGGTTCAATTTTGAGATCAAAAGTCCCAAATTTTGTTCTTGGACTTAACTGAGTTAAGTCAATTTCAAAAAGTTCACTAACTGGTTTTTGAATAATTTCTTCAGTATTTGTTCCTGATTTTTTATTGTATAAAAAATCAACTAATGTGGTTTTATCTTTGATTAGTGCATCTTGAAGGGCTTCTTTCATTTTAATGTTTCCACTAAAATGATCTTTAAGTCAAGTCATAAGAGTTGATTTGAACTCATCAGGATCAATTAAACCACGAATTTCAAGACTTAATTTTTTAGTTTTGTTATCTTTTTTATTAACTAAATTAACATCTAAAAATAATTTTTTATCTTTTTCTGTAAAAGATAATTGGTTTTTAGAATCAAGAACAACTTCAAGACTATAATCACTATCCAAGAAAATTGGTTCATCTAAAGAATTATAAAGACTAAGACTAGCCCCAGAAGAAGCCAGTGAGCTTTCAAGTTTGGAAAAATTATTGACAATTCTTGTTGATTTTTGGAAATTTGTTTTTAGTTTATTTTCAAATTCTTTTTGTAAAAGATTGCTTCTTGAGACATCAATAAAAGATTTGGATTCATCAACTTGAAATTTATCAAGATCACCACTGGCTTGATCGCTAGCTGCAAAACCTTTGAGTTCAATTTGTTTTGAATAAGTTATTTGTTCTTTTTCTGAACGGGCAAAAACTACAACATTTTTAATCGAAGTATCTTCAGCAATAGCATTTTCAAAATTAAAACTAATTTGGTAATCTTTTGATTTTAGATCGCCAAAATCAAAACCTGAACTTAAGTCAAATTGGTAAAGTCTACTTTTGGCTGCTGCAAGCGCAGTTTTTGCTGAAATATTAGCAATATTTGGATTTAGTTTTAAATTTGAGACAATTGTACTAAATTGTTCACTTGAAACACTGGCTGTATTTGCAAGGGCTTGCTCTGTTGGGCTTTCATTTAAAAATGAATAATAAGAATTATTATAGGCTTTTAGACCTAAGGGGATCCCAATAACAGCGCTTAGTGCAATTGCTGATCCTAAAATTGTTGATACTAATCAAAAAGGCTTTTTTAATAGTTTCATTTTTTTCTCCTATTTTGAAAATTATTTAGCTGCTGCTACTGACAGTCCCTGCTGCTGCTGCTGTTGTTGTTGTTGTTGTTGAGGCGGTTTCAGTTTTACTAATAGTAATTTTAACTCTTAGAGTTGATTTTTTTTGAGGGGTTGTTGAAGTTGTAGATGATTCCGAACCTGAAGTAGAACTTGAGTCATCTTTTACTAAAACAAAAAATAGATCTTTAGTAGTTTTGCCAAATGAGTCTGAAATTGATTCAACTAGGGTTTTATAATTTTTATCTTTAAAATGAGTTTCGAGATATTCTTCAACTTTTTTTCCTAATTCAGGAAGGTAACTTGTAAGGCTGTTTTGGTCAGTTTGGTTCTGAGCTCCTTCAGCTTTTTTCCCCTGGTTTTGTGCTCCTTCAGCCTTTTTACCTTGGTTCTGAGCTCCTTCAGCCTTTTTACCTTGATTTTGAGCTCCTTCAGCCTTTTTCCCCTGGTTTTGTGCGCCTTCAGCTTTTTTAGGGAAAGTTAATTTTGAATAACCGTCTGAGTCAAGACTGGTTTCTCTAAATTGACCTTGAAGTTGAATAACAGCTTTATCTAGTTCGTTAATTTCTTTTCTATTTTTATAAATGTCTTCATCTTCAAGTTCTACAAATACTTTTATTTCTGGAGTTTTAACATTTAATATACTTCCGTCGTTGGTTTCAAGTTTGAAACTAAATTTAACAGGTAAAACTTTCTCTTTTTTCCCTTGGTTTTGTGCACCCTCTGTTTTCTTACCTTGGTTTTGAGCTCCTTCAGCCTTTTTGCCTTGATTTTGCGCACCCTCAGCTTTTTTGCCTTGGTTTTGAGCCCCTTCAGCCTTTTTACCTTGATTTTGCGCACCCTCAGCTTTTTTACCCTGATTCTGAACACCTTCAGCCTTCTTACCTTGGTTCTGAGCACCTTCGGCTTTTTTCCCTTGGTTTTGTGCTCCCTCAGCTTTTTTACCTTGGTTTTGCGCACCTTCGGCTTTTTTCCCTTGGTTTTGTGCTCCCTCAGCTTTTTTGCCTTGATTTTGTGCTCCCTCAGCTTTTTTGCCTTGATTTTGCGCACCCTCAGCTTTTTTACCTTGGTTTTGTACGCCTTCGGCTTTCATGCTTTCTTCCTGTGCTTGGCTTACTTCTTCAATTTTTTTAGACAGTTCATCTTTTTCTTGTTCAGTTTCTTTGGTAAATTCAAGTGTATATTTTAAATTGTCATCAAGTTTTGCCCAAGATTTAAAGTTGTCAAACTGACCAGCTTTTAGGAAAAATGCTGATAAAACATCGCCAAATTTTTCAAATTTGGCATAATTTTCTGTATTAGTTCCAGTCCCATTTGATTCTTTAGTTATCACTTTTTGAGTTTTTAAATACTCAAAAAGTGATGAGTCACCTTTTTTCTTTCCAAGCTCATTTTTA includes the following:
- a CDS encoding amidohydrolase family protein, translating into MLYKNLRIISHLEEFFGWIELDESGTIVNLGRGNTNFEGIDCKNNILLPAFIDSHTHGGYGFSFEDFSNPDWEKNFLEYKEKLHKFEGVAAIFGTTVTQSWSKIQHNSEFFSFLLKKYPYFLLNWYLEGPFISVEKKGAHDANLIISAKNFHFEFLAKKFAKKITVVVAPERNSAKLIDFYHKSINFAIGHSNCFDFEKGHELKNYRRFTHFFNGSSNFDHRSQSLTNLIFESKLPRNFLVELITDGLHIRNSTLKFTIKNLKKENWIAVSDSLAQKGLKDGFYNLGDLETEKKGDLFYLKNSQQIAGSGMSYLSILKNLKQNLKLSWQEIVFCSSYNVAKAHNLLDYFGTVKVGQKANFVIVDDDFNLKMVAIFGQIYTQF
- a CDS encoding glucosamine-6-phosphate deaminase, which encodes MKILIFKKLTDLHKYCAYLFIEQIRTKPNSVLGFATGVSPIETYKLLIEDHRQNGTSWDKITTFNLDEFVGIDQDHPEAFIKQMKTNLFDHVNVPVSQINIPNSKAVDLEQEVKLYEQKIAENPIDLQYISIGVNGHMAYNEPGTPFDSSTHVTNLTDETIIDMVKKGKFSDFDQCPKQAMTMGIQTILKHTKKAIMVSFGAHKADVTKQMLEEKPNSEITASFLQLHPNCIFILDKEAASKLSKETLDKAIFY
- a CDS encoding P110/LppT family adhesin N-terminal domain produces the protein MKLLKKPFWLVSTILGSAIALSAVIGIPLGLKAYNNSYYSFLNESPTEQALANTASVSSEQFSTIVSNLKLNPNIANISAKTALAAAKSRLYQFDLSSGFDFGDLKSKDYQISFNFENAIAEDTSIKNVVVFARSEKEQITYSKQIELKGFAASDQASGDLDKFQVDESKSFIDVSRSNLLQKEFENKLKTNFQKSTRIVNNFSKLESSLASSGASLSLYNSLDEPIFLDSDYSLEVVLDSKNQLSFTEKDKKLFLDVNLVNKKDNKTKKLSLEIRGLIDPDEFKSTLMTWLKDHFSGNIKMKEALQDALIKDKTTLVDFLYNKKSGTNTEEIIQKPVSELFEIDLTQLSPRTKFGTFDLKIEPKLFDATKISQADQQKLLKDKKVRFEFDINFSRQDSTLEQKITVNLDVVVDLNKYEQALGQLLGSVNSVQEFSLKDQSGPRTLSTNEIKETVDQLFELAKTTTNLEDPSDEVVTKVFLLDNGRYPSTREITKSKNELKKVIEEAKAKASSISSQSVNASNFADEESTTTGESGNGSTPTPAPAPTPDSAQKIGTNVWTTLNTASIYNLSDAKIEYQIEVQEDHQLVFDFKLVSTNDDSKVLASSQIVVNNVINSEKSAYDIIKKYNPSLFLDPVSLENTDKDGKVNLFDPENKRLAFQSEQARRTADGLELTKPLKFQNTEPEGSKTEATKTEATKTEAAKLMATKTEATKTEVAESASILKEAPAKPFSRLDSGALYLAFSAKGISDGKQHYLLSDKDGKGIFIQKVASNGDQKPVYVIGMDYKQLSNYAYLNRRFTDRKLGFSAYTQFFGGYANLLKILDKQQVLVTSGISRNNTVSGNNRSNNPSLKPSSYLYKSWDGVGLFPNDKPTKMLYEKTEYFVTVPTEAKVPTINDTANNVYFSQSFYSPKDADVTKNKNLIEEDSNLLLEIIKTPFSITLSLYSSNSQDPKNYKEVGDVIYNIDPSKTWNPFPNYFNLDWTQIGPVEPTPATAEPVPTTPKEPAPTAPKEPAPTAPAAPQTNESGKSQSTITLKAFAVFDHPDFTNGKTSLARQEIVDAFIDAYIKK
- a CDS encoding PTS transporter subunit EIIC is translated as MTVKFSGKIKKITPKQKSHKSENSVFNRILNQLQRLGKSLMFPIAVLPIAALLLRIGALIQDPSANGSIGISEAQKFIGRLISTPGGIVFDNLAIIFAIGISFGFAKDNRGEAALVGAVVWYGMTALLKQNQLAEAIYSKVLVADSGELKGLTQLLYFLKAGKPVYQLDSGVIGGIVVGIVVAFLYNKYKNVKLPQTLSFFGGRRFVPMLGILSIIPLGLFFAIIWPWAQYGLIKIGSALSDQSANRYARGFYVSVYAFLNRLLQPFGLHHILNTFVWFQLPIEGVLISPVVDSVGKTIANAGDIHTVNGDITAFNTGIIGSGGFTTGFFPLYLGGLPGAAVAMIFAAKRENRKTITTFLAGATLVSFLTGIDEPLIFTFIFISPLLWLLNAFLTSLIYMFVTWTGMSIGIGFSAGFIDYIVSFPRSWAFAKNAGILANPLWIWAFSAIMFLIQGSSFYFFIKKFDIKTLGREDKIETQISENNENLETDSTKKTDSHNENIAQNTDKVSDKYEKMALDFIEIIGKENIEEVSNCATRLRLIVKDNKKDDQLDAKILAAGGRGIVRVGNKGLQIIVGTDVEFVADHVRKIIGK